A window of Periplaneta americana isolate PAMFEO1 chromosome 7, P.americana_PAMFEO1_priV1, whole genome shotgun sequence contains these coding sequences:
- the LOC138703146 gene encoding uncharacterized protein has protein sequence MLNATMRNFTLLLFCLLALTAAEERNTTSTSTTTTTPQPPTTTVKIPRVQVTRTALHVARSLDPDSTETVNVRTRSGDIATLIVRKRGGKSNLALPPPVSIRSSSINIVNEEDREGKSRGISSLHVPPPAIIQSPSFFVEDEDHQRSGKSTEDVINIVAPPKDLRPPSSSLEQLVQAHNDESNRGKKTLSVPPPVYVRSSPMSVKGEQSRTDDFWKRGRSVMHIDSDGIPVIHGVRMPDDESDRQTWRNARVINGVLVPYDKPSNQEDSGDKQEITRKATVHLEDPATKKKPTQESSPFQPSPHLEHTVKKKHHYSYPYASDTHARILEYINTVNQRESNRLSHGESRARMIRFPASRRSDQVQAETGSVATGRSSGDSESQGRVLHYPGSAIYPTSLLYTPPSAKTSRVSFEEGVRTPVLQYAHPELGVQPAKIMRKQDDIEEVDGVQRDTNKSDAGKANSLTLAYFAQDIHSDRSPYAYEPGMEANEEQTEAATTESSVYDKRSSSSGEELAESSSTYQWPKSSLAYLHEYQTSDDSYGLGNDKYIKRYPYNGYNTVYSGPSKDSHRYKTTIGGSGYSRFPYGNGHYSIHAHNSQERPFWERIGDTIREHVQTSMEKVTDITRPVVEPLVEATHKISHNLGFAGDGNRHVIQDKVGSAVSAYPVLLPALGLVAGGAALGLGAVAVGRYLDVDVMKRRIGLEEDDSSELEVEHKRALESIMKNLSERETPRQEGTWVVAEEFKNPEEQARVLETAVRALNERQQSGDQDEVQRKAIEEIVRSLRNRHNERQGQWAVTDNGVKQEDVKMIADVIRNINQKPKQAEEQGTWVLLRSVNPNENENTNTQQTVKRNAWSRSDGLLNQDEQERKSLESIVGALAQREAIGHRQGGWFVTEQSKDVNQQRSHGGWTANKESFASNERETKTKRSLDDGVIFVVEEDPTTQSREQLIMQESGPYREQRDINEEILTTIGQELAQGSLDSMNENDKFDSYQHRLVKRSEHESHENVNVHQRLKRSTADERKIDDSARMDDGEQYLNNILHSLESGQQEIFASIARLDDHRKVDWSNTPCAKKVFCEVMVKQPADAVMLMEKKMATFLSLIQPNEAVSFHLSDVMEAVKRHDCSEFTCPGAVDPSRVDTPTHGPGPR, from the coding sequence AATGCCACAATGAGAAACTTCACCCTCCTCCTCTTCTGCTTACTAGCACTGACCGCTGCTGAAGAACGCAATACAACCTCTACATCCACAACGACTACTACGCCTCAGCCGCCAACGACGACAGTGAAGATCCCTAGAGTGCAAGTAACGAGGACAGCACTGCACGTCGCCAGGAGCTTGGATCCAGATTCAACCGAAACCGTCAACGTCCGCACGCGATCAGGAGACATCGCGACATTGATCGTCAGGAAACGAGGGGGGAAATCTAACCTCGCGTTACCTCCTCCTGTATCCATTAGGTCTTCATCAATTAACATAGTCAATGAAGAAGATCGAGAAGGTAAATCGAGGGGAATTTCCTCCCTGCACGTGCCACCACCTGCTATTATTCAGTCACCCAGTTTTTTCGTTGAGGATGAGGACCACCAACGAAGCGGAAAATCCACAGAAGATGTGATTAATATTGTAGCACCTCCTAAAGACTTGCGTCCACCATCTTCATCGCTAGAACAACTTGTGCAAGCACACAATGACGAGAGCAATCGCGGAAAGAAAACACTCAGTGTGCCACCTCCAGTTTACGTAAGATCCTCACCCATGAGTGTCAAAGGAGAACAATCTAGAACAGACGACTTCTGGAAGCGAGGAAGAAGCGTCATGCATATCGACTCTGACGGAATTCCTGTAATTCATGGAGTACGAATGCCTGACGATGAATCCGATCGTCAGACTTGGAGAAATGCAAGAGTTATAAACGGAGTTCTGGTGCCTTATGATAAACCGAGCAACCAGGAAGATTCAGGAGATAAACAAGAAATTACTCGTAAAGCAACAGTGCATCTTGAAGATCCTGCAACAAAGAAGAAACCAACCCAAGAGTCTAGTCCATTCCAGCCGTCCCCTCATCTTGAGCACACCGTGAAAAAGAAGCACCATTATAGTTATCCGTATGCCAGCGACACCCACGCTAGAATTTTAGAATACATCAACACTGTCAACCAGCGTGAGAGCAATCGCCTTAGTCACGGAGAATCTAGAGCACGAATGATACGTTTCCCTGCCTCGAGAAGATCGGATCAGGTTCAGGCTGAAACTGGAAGTGTTGCAACTGGCAGAAGCAGCGGCGACTCGGAATCACAAGGTCGTGTTTTACACTATCCCGGTTCCGCTATTTACCCCACATCCCTTCTCTATACACCACCAAGCGCTAAAACATCCAGAGTATCCTTTGAGGAAGGAGTTCGGACACCAGTGCTTCAATACGCCCATCCAGAACTCGGGGTTCAGCCTGCTAAAATCATGCGAAAACAAGACGATATAGAAGAAGTAGATGGCGTTCAGCGAGACACAAATAAAAGTGATGCAGGCAAAGCAAACTCTCTGACACTTGCTTATTTTGCACAGGATATTCACAGCGATCGCAGCCCATATGCCTATGAACCGGGAATGGAAGCAAATGAAGAGCAAACAGAGGCTGCTACAACAGAGTCCAGCGTATACGACAAACGTTCGAGCAGCAGTGGAGAAGAGTTGGCTGAAAGCAGCTCTACTTATCAATGGCCTAAGAGTTCCCTTGCTTACCTGCACGAATATCAGACATCTGATGATTCCTATGGCTTAGGCAACGACAAATACATAAAACGATATCCTTACAATGGATACAACACAGTGTATTCTGGCCCGAGTAAAGATTCTCACAGGTATAAGACTACAATTGGAGGATCCGGATACTCCAGATTTCCATACGGAAATGGGCATTACTCCATCCACGCTCACAATTCGCAAGAGAGGCCATTCTGGGAGCGCATCGGAGATACAATCAGGGAACATGTTCAGACCAGCATGGAGAAAGTTACTGACATCACACGACCAGTGGTAGAGCCTCTCGTTGAAGCAACGCACAAAATTTCTCATAACCTAGGATTTGCTGGCGACGGCAACAGACACGTAATCCAAGACAAAGTCGGCAGTGCCGTTTCAGCATATCCTGTGTTACTTCCGGCTCTAGGACTTGTGGCAGGCGGAGCTGCGCTTGGTCTTGGCGCAGTGGCTGTTGGACGATATCTCGACGTCGATGTCATGAAGCGTCGAATTGGTCTCGAAGAGGATGATTCCTCAGAACTGGAAGTGGAGCACAAGAGAGCTCTAGAAAGCATTATGAAAAATCTGAGTGAGAGAGAAACGCCGCGACAGGAAGGAACTTGGGTCGTGGCCGAAGAGTTTAAGAACCCAGAGGAACAGGCTAGAGTACTAGAGACTGCTGTCAGAGCGCTGAATGAGAGACAGCAAAGTGGAGACCAGGATGAAGTACAAAGAAAAGCAATCGAAGAGATTGTGAGGAGCTTAAGAAACAGGCATAATGAACGGCAAGGGCAGTGGGCGGTTACTGATAATGGCGTAAAGCAGGAGGATGTAAAAATGATTGCAGATGTTATTAGAAATATTAATCAGAAACCTAAACAGGCAGAAGAACAAGGAACTTGGGTCTTACTGAGGAGCGTCAAtcctaatgaaaatgaaaatacaaatacACAGCAGACAGTTAAAAGGAATGCGTGGTCCAGAAGTGATGGACTTTTAAACCAAGATGAACAAGAGAGGAAAAGCTTAGAGTCAATTGTTGGAGCATTAGCTCAGCGGGAGGCCATTGGTCATCGACAAGGTGGTTGGTTTGTAACTGAACAATCCAAAGACGTCAATCAACAACGATCTCATGGAGGATGGACAGCAAACAAAGAAAGTTTTGCTTCAAATGAGAGAGAAACCAAGACGAAACGATCATTAGATGATGGGGTTATTTTTGTAGTGGAAGAAGATCCCACAACTCAGTCTCGTGAACAGCTTATAATGCAAGAAAGTGGCCCTTATAGAGAACAAAGggacataaatgaagaaatacTTACAACTATAGGTCAGGAATTGGCCCAAGGATCTTTAGACAGTATGAATGAAAACGATAAATTTGACAGTTATCAACACAGACTAGTGAAGAGATCAGAACACGAGTCACATGAAAATGTCAATGTACATCAAAGATTAAAGAGATCAACGGCAGATGAGCGTAAGATAGATGATTCAGCTAGAATGGACGATGGGGAACAGTACCTGAACAACATCCTTCACAGTCTGGAATCCGGtcaacaagaaatatttgcaagtatcGCGAGGCTGGATGATCACCGTAAGGTTGACTGGAGCAACACCCCTTGTGCTAAGAAGGTCTTCTGTGAGGTTATGGTGAAGCAGCCAGCTGATGCTGTCATGCTCATGGAGAAGAAGATGGCCACATTTCTTTCGCT